AGCACTTTCATATGAAATTCCATTTTTCGCTAAAAATCCATGCAAATTCATTGCACCTAGACCAACCGAATGAAGTTCTTCATTTGCCTTTTTCACTGTAGGTGCATTCTCTATTTCCGTCATATCTGTTACAGCTGTTAATGCCTCAATTCCAACATGTACAGATTCTCTGATCGCTTTATTTTCCATTACGTTTACAATGTTTAATGATCCTAAATTACAATTCACATCACGTTTGATTTGATCTTCTTCACCATAGTTATTGATAACTGATGTTTCTTGTAGTTGAAAAATTTCTGTCTCTTATATTCAATCAGGCCCGCTACAACCCAACCCGTTCTCTTATGAACTGCTACATGTCACCATGCAGGATAGACTATATCATCACCTTCAGCTCAACCTGGTAAGGTGCTCTGCTTTTCCACTCGCTTTTAAGTGTACTCTACTCGCTTCTTCACTGGAGTTTTTCATCCAGCTATGCTTTCGATAGTCGTTAGGCATTTACTTATCTTAATCTTTCAGAAAGTCTCTTATAGGTAGGAAATATATTGCGATCTTGATTTGATTTCTTTAGACATTCCTAATTATTATGTTACATCTTGATAAATGAAATTAATAACACTTAATACCTATAAGACACTTACTATAATACTGTTTAAGATAAGATTTAGCACGGTAGATTACCTATTATAAGGCTTCTCCCGTTTAACAGAGTTTTCGACTAGAATTTCTCCTAGAAGGTGCTAGCTATTAACACAAATTAGACATTTTTATTTCGCCAATATCCTTTAACGCATGCTGCTGATTAGCATTACTTTTATACATCAAATATGGATAACCAGATTCTAATTGAATCGCAGCAATTTTCACTAAAAAATCACGTGCACTTAAATCTAGTTTTTTCTTTTTAACTCGCTCATTATTTATTAATTCTTCATATCTTTCATCTATATCAAAATCATCTAAATGAATTCCATATTCTTTATACACTGTATATGGTGCGAATACGTAGAATGGTTCATTTTTTTCTGCTAGTTCAAAGAATTTATTTGGAACAATTAAACCGATTGATAGTGATTGAATTCTACTCTTCTCATCGGCATTGATTTTTTTTGTATCAAGAAATTCAACTACGTCCCAGTGGAAAATATTTAAATATGATGCACCAGCACCTTTCCGTTGTCCAAGCTGGTTAGCATATGAAAATGAATCTTCTAATAGCTTCATAACAGGAACAACACCACTTGCAGCGTTATCAATTTCTTTAATTTGCTCTCCACGAGCTCTAAGTTTTGATAGATTTAATGCAACACCACCGCCGATTTTTGACAGTTGCATTGCTGTATTAATTTGAAATCCTATTGAATTTAAACTATCGTCCATTTCTAATAAGAAGCATGACACCAATTCGCCTCTTCTACTTCTTCCAGCATTTAAGAAGGTTGGAGTAGCTGGCTGATAGTTTTGTTGAATCATCATTTTTGCTAATTTCAATGCTTTTTCGATATTGCCTCTTCCTAAATATAGTGCAACGATCGCAATTCGATCTTCATATCCTTCTAAGTAATGCTTTCCATCATTTGTTTTTAATGCGTAATCTTTAAAGAATTTTGATGCGGCCATATATGATTGAAAAGTGAAACCTGCATTGAATACTAACTCATATAATTTTTCTATTTCATCAAAGGAGTAATCCATCTCAACATTATAATAGTAGTTTTCTTGAATCATATAGTTTAAGCGTTCTTTTAAAGAAGAAAACTGAATCTTTTTATCTTCAACTTCTTTTAAGAAACAAAGAAGCGCTTCTTTATCTTTTGCGAGATCAAAAAAACCATCTTTTTTAATCGTCAATTCATTATTCAGCTCAATATGTCTCAAGCTTTTCCACTCCCTCAATAAAATATTGTACATCTCGACTTGTCCCTGACAGTTCAAACTTTGATAACACTGGAACTTGATAGTCTGATGCTATTTTATCTGCACTTGCTGCAAAAGAATCTCCCCAGTTTTTATTACCACTTGCACTGACTGCTTTTAAATACTTCGAATTACTCTCCAAAAAAGTACTTACGTTTTCAGGTACGTTACCAAATCCTGTAGTATAGGTTACGAGAATATACGGTACTTCAATTTTTAGTCCATCTTTTATTTGGATTGACGGCATTCTAACTTTATTGACAAATCGCTTAACATTGCCAGTCATTGAACTGTAAACTATCACCATATTATCACCCTCGTTAATATGTAAGAATATTGAAAATACTTATATTATATACCTACATATTGTATTACCTTTTTAGAACAAACACAACATATAGGTACTGAATTTAGAAAATAAACATTTCGACAATATGTCTCGAAACAAAACAATATATGAAATTTAACAAATTATGGAGAAGAGTGCAATAAAGTGTAAAACGATTTTTTTGTCAAATGAGGTCATAACATTTTCACAAAAAAAGTACTCATTAACACCTTGCGAAATAAGAAAAAAAGCTAAAAAAACTTTTTTTTTTCGCAAACTTTTAATGAGTACACGATTAAAATAATATAATTTTGACTTTAAATTTTCATCAAAAATAGTTAACTTCTAGCTTCTTCCAAGTAAGTATAAATTACATGTCCACCGTGCTGAGCAATTCCACGAAAGTGCTTAAAGTCCTCTCGATTAACGATAATTTGTCTAAATGTTAAAAAGTCATCTTTTGTAACGCTAATTTCTGAAATCTCGCCTTTAACTAACTGATCAATCAAATAGATAAACTCATTTTGTTCCATATAATCACCCTTTATTATTTTGATCGTTTTTTGGCTACAAGAAATAAACTTCTATTCAATTCTAACATTAACAAAGAATGTACTTAATGGAAACTAAATCGTTACATCAAGAATTTTTTCTGTAACAGCTAAATTCATATTTTTATTATTTACTAAAATTACTTCACTCTTTCCATCTTTTAAAACTAAAAATGCTTTAGGAATTACTTCTACTCCTGTTCCAATACTCGCAAACTCATATGATGAATGGGCTTCGCCTAGCGCTAAAATCATTTCAAAAAATGGTACTAAAATAATTTTTTCAAAAAATAAAATCGGATCACCTATAAGCGTATTACTACTGACTAAATTTTTAATTTCATTTGAAATTTCTACTTCAAACTCTTCAAACCATTCTTTCAACAAACTAACCTCCTGAAAGTGCTACAACCATTTTTTCCTTTCAAAAGGTTTTTAAACATAATTTCTTATGAAAAAAGACAAAATTGTAAAAAAATTTAAATTTTCTCTTTACCTTTAAACCGTTTTCATGCATTATAGAAGGTGTCAAATCAAAACTTTGTTAGGAGATACGCTCATGAAAATTGCAGAAGCAGGAAATATCATTGAGTTTAAACAGGGGTTGAAAGGTAGAGTACAAAAAGTTAATAAAAATTCTGTCATTGTTGACATATCCATAATGGAAAACTTCAGAGATTTAGAAATGGAACCGCTAACAGTCGTAAACCATAAAAATTATAAAATACTAAGAACTGCCGAATAGTTTAAAAATAGTAGATTCTGCTTATATTCATATTTTAAAAGGTTCGAACTACATAGATTTCGATTCTATTAAAATTTTATTAGAATTCTTTACCAAATCAGTCTAAGGTCCCGTGTATATCACGGGACTTTTTTTTATGATTACAAATGAAAATGTGATAAGTGATATTCACGAAAAAATCTGGTACTAATCACTCTTTAGTAAAGGAGATGGCTATTTTGTTTCTTTGTCCAATTCTTTAAACGATTTTACTTTATCATGTGGCTGTTGGTTCGACTTTCTTTCATTCCAAAATCGTTCCTTTTCTTTTTTTGATTTTGTCATTTTCATACCTCCTAACATTAATCAAATTTCTTGCCGTCTTATCATTTCACAAAAAATGAAAATCTATGTTAATTATTTTTAAAAGGATTGAGCAAGAAAATGACATTAAACTTTAAAATCTTTCTCTTGAAGTTTAAAGGGAGCATCCTATGGTTTAAATGAGCATACTTCATAGAAAACGCCACGAAAAGATTGAAAATTTGGACTATACATATTTATCACTTTATCACTATCTATAGAAAGGAAGGTAGTTTATGAACTTTTTAACTAAGTTTAGTTTAAAAAACTCTGTAG
This genomic interval from Gottfriedia acidiceleris contains the following:
- the nrdI gene encoding class Ib ribonucleoside-diphosphate reductase assembly flavoprotein NrdI, with the protein product MVIVYSSMTGNVKRFVNKVRMPSIQIKDGLKIEVPYILVTYTTGFGNVPENVSTFLESNSKYLKAVSASGNKNWGDSFAASADKIASDYQVPVLSKFELSGTSRDVQYFIEGVEKLETY
- a CDS encoding spore germination protein GerW family protein, encoding MKEWFEEFEVEISNEIKNLVSSNTLIGDPILFFEKIILVPFFEMILALGEAHSSYEFASIGTGVEVIPKAFLVLKDGKSEVILVNNKNMNLAVTEKILDVTI
- a CDS encoding YkvS family protein; this translates as MKIAEAGNIIEFKQGLKGRVQKVNKNSVIVDISIMENFRDLEMEPLTVVNHKNYKILRTAE
- a CDS encoding DUF6254 family protein, whose translation is MTKSKKEKERFWNERKSNQQPHDKVKSFKELDKETK